A genomic stretch from Enterobacter dykesii includes:
- a CDS encoding fimbria/pilus outer membrane usher protein — protein MMTGRNELSYERRFRLNPLLRCLGGVLLIASFSTLAREYRFSPSSLEGDMLAQQDIDLSLFSKSNAQLPGTYSSRVQVNERRLSTTNIAYVSSPEGSLIPQLTPDMLRAWGIAIDRYPALLALPANKALPEDISNYIPLASARLEFSTMTLALSIPQAALSGTSRDYIDPSRWDDGVPVLFSDYAFSGSKNKESGDNSATSQYLNLRTGANLGGWRVRNYSTWSNSDSENLWENINTFLQHDVDALKAQFTAGESNTRGEVFDSLQYRGVNLASDEEMLPYSQRGYAPVIRGIASSNAKVSVRQNGYLIYQQNVAPGEFEINDLYSTTNSGDLDVTVKEADGTEHHFTQPYSSIAVMLRPGRMKYEMTAGRYRAESGSDQKEPDFFQGSMIYGLNNLFTWFGGLTLSKDYNAANTGTGMALGPLGSLSADVTLADTRLDDNSQHTGQSWRLLYTGKLDSTDTNFSLGSYRYTSRGYYSFVDANQMRDGHEDDLLFRYNKRNRIQASISQTVAGASLYLNGYQQDYWGTTKKERSLSFGFNTVVAGTSYHMAYTYSKTNDEESDRMVSLGFSIPLARWLPRAWSSYNISNTKNGYTRQNVGLSGTLLDDERLSYSLQQSHSNHDGEDISSVYGSYRSQYANLTAGYYASTDDSQQLNYGISGGIVAHPEGVTLAQPLGSQFAIVNANDASGVRFLNQRGIQTDWQGNAVIPSLTPYQENNIRIDTSSLPENVDTSDTAITVIPSRNAAVLARFDAHTGYRMLVTLKRPNGLPVPFGAIATSSAPVISGIVDDTGTVYLAGLSDTAQLTVKWGNGKGQQCRASITQQSANQTESPNGIRSVSELCQQE, from the coding sequence ATGATGACAGGACGTAATGAGTTGTCATACGAGCGGCGCTTCAGACTGAATCCGCTTCTTCGCTGCCTTGGCGGTGTCTTGCTCATCGCGAGCTTCTCGACGCTGGCCCGTGAGTATCGTTTCTCTCCCTCATCGCTTGAAGGAGACATGCTGGCTCAGCAGGATATCGACCTTTCACTCTTTTCAAAGTCGAATGCTCAGCTACCCGGCACCTATTCTTCACGAGTGCAGGTGAACGAACGCCGCCTCAGCACCACCAATATCGCTTACGTCAGTTCCCCGGAAGGGTCACTGATACCGCAGCTCACACCGGATATGCTGCGGGCATGGGGGATTGCTATCGATCGGTATCCCGCCTTGCTTGCGTTACCCGCAAATAAGGCTTTGCCTGAAGATATCAGCAACTATATCCCTCTGGCCTCCGCGCGGCTTGAGTTTTCAACCATGACATTAGCGTTGAGTATTCCTCAGGCCGCGTTAAGTGGTACCAGTCGCGATTACATCGATCCTTCGCGCTGGGACGACGGTGTCCCCGTGTTGTTCAGTGACTACGCTTTCTCAGGATCAAAAAATAAGGAGAGCGGTGACAACAGCGCCACCAGTCAGTATCTGAATTTGCGCACAGGCGCCAACCTGGGAGGCTGGCGAGTGCGCAACTATTCAACGTGGAGCAATTCTGACAGTGAAAACCTGTGGGAAAACATCAATACCTTCCTGCAGCATGACGTTGACGCCCTCAAGGCGCAGTTCACGGCCGGGGAAAGCAACACGCGGGGCGAGGTATTTGATAGCTTACAGTACCGGGGCGTCAACCTTGCGTCAGATGAAGAGATGCTTCCCTATAGCCAACGCGGCTATGCCCCTGTCATACGCGGCATCGCAAGTTCAAATGCTAAAGTCTCGGTGCGCCAGAATGGCTATCTCATCTATCAGCAAAACGTCGCGCCGGGTGAGTTCGAGATCAACGATCTCTACTCCACGACCAACAGCGGCGATCTGGACGTTACGGTGAAAGAGGCTGACGGCACCGAGCATCACTTTACGCAGCCCTACTCCAGTATTGCGGTTATGCTGCGGCCTGGGCGTATGAAGTACGAAATGACGGCAGGCCGTTATCGTGCTGAAAGCGGGAGCGATCAAAAGGAACCCGACTTTTTCCAGGGAAGCATGATTTACGGTTTAAATAACCTTTTCACCTGGTTTGGAGGGCTGACGCTCTCGAAAGACTATAACGCAGCCAATACCGGTACCGGTATGGCGCTCGGGCCGCTGGGCTCGCTGTCCGCTGACGTTACCCTGGCCGATACCCGCCTGGACGATAACAGCCAGCATACCGGCCAGTCATGGCGTTTGCTTTATACCGGTAAACTGGATTCGACCGATACCAACTTCAGCCTCGGCAGCTACCGATACACCAGCCGCGGATATTACAGCTTTGTCGACGCCAACCAAATGCGTGACGGCCACGAAGACGATCTGCTGTTTCGTTACAATAAACGCAACCGCATTCAGGCCAGCATTAGCCAAACCGTTGCTGGGGCGAGTCTGTATCTTAACGGTTATCAGCAGGACTATTGGGGCACCACTAAAAAAGAGCGCAGCCTGTCGTTTGGATTTAATACCGTTGTTGCCGGCACGAGTTATCACATGGCCTATACGTACAGCAAAACCAACGACGAAGAGTCTGACAGGATGGTCTCTTTGGGATTTAGCATTCCTCTCGCCAGATGGCTGCCACGCGCCTGGAGTAGCTATAACATCAGCAATACTAAAAATGGCTATACGCGGCAAAACGTGGGCCTCAGCGGCACGCTGCTGGACGACGAGCGTTTGAGCTACTCGTTGCAGCAAAGCCATTCCAACCACGACGGGGAGGATATCAGCAGCGTCTATGGCAGCTACCGTTCGCAATACGCCAACCTGACCGCCGGTTATTACGCCTCCACTGATGACTCTCAGCAGCTTAATTACGGCATTAGCGGCGGTATTGTTGCCCATCCTGAGGGAGTCACGCTGGCTCAGCCTCTGGGCAGCCAGTTTGCTATCGTCAACGCCAACGACGCGTCCGGCGTCCGTTTCCTGAACCAGCGTGGTATTCAGACCGACTGGCAGGGTAACGCAGTCATTCCATCGCTCACTCCGTACCAGGAGAACAATATTCGTATTGATACCTCGAGCCTGCCGGAAAATGTAGACACCAGCGATACCGCCATCACCGTCATTCCCTCGCGCAACGCGGCGGTGTTGGCCAGATTTGACGCTCACACAGGCTATCGGATGTTGGTCACCCTGAAGCGTCCAAACGGCCTCCCCGTTCCTTTCGGTGCCATCGCGACCAGTAGCGCCCCGGTGATAAGCGGCATTGTCGATGATACCGGTACCGTCTATCTGGCAGGCCTTAGTGATACCGCACAGCTCACCGTGAAATGGGGCAACGGCAAGGGCCAACAGTGCCGCGCCAGCATTACGCAACAGTCAGCCAACCAAACCGAAAGCCCTAACGGTATTCGCTCGGTTAGCGAGCTTTGTCAGCAGGAATAA
- a CDS encoding fimbrial biogenesis chaperone has translation MRISLHVLLCIPVIASTFCHAAGIQIGRTRIIYDAAKKEVALPLQNNDKELPWLIQSWTDTGDGKTHGPFIVTPPLFRLDPQKEQSLRITWNGTALSGDKESLFYMNVRTVPATATDEDDKNVLRLIYKTRLKLFWRPVGLSGTPSESCKNLRFARHGQQLTVINAGAFYSVFDSLALGAHKVEKADMVAPKSRADIPLPGNAQGTNVTWRCITDYGNASEKYTSPLAQD, from the coding sequence ATGCGCATATCACTCCATGTCTTATTATGTATTCCTGTCATTGCAAGCACTTTTTGTCACGCAGCAGGTATTCAGATAGGTCGCACACGCATAATCTACGATGCCGCGAAAAAGGAAGTTGCCCTGCCCTTACAAAATAATGATAAAGAGCTTCCATGGTTAATACAGTCATGGACGGATACGGGTGATGGTAAAACGCACGGACCGTTTATCGTGACACCGCCTCTCTTTCGACTCGATCCGCAAAAAGAGCAAAGCCTGCGCATTACCTGGAACGGGACAGCCTTATCCGGGGATAAAGAATCTTTGTTCTATATGAACGTGCGAACCGTCCCTGCCACGGCTACGGATGAGGATGACAAAAACGTCCTGCGGTTAATCTATAAAACGCGTCTGAAACTGTTCTGGCGTCCTGTCGGACTGAGCGGTACGCCCTCTGAATCCTGCAAAAACCTGCGATTTGCTCGTCATGGTCAGCAACTCACCGTCATCAACGCAGGGGCGTTCTACAGCGTCTTTGATTCACTTGCGCTGGGTGCGCACAAAGTGGAAAAAGCCGACATGGTTGCCCCTAAATCCCGCGCTGACATTCCTCTCCCTGGCAATGCTCAGGGGACGAACGTCACCTGGCGCTGCATTACCGATTACGGCAATGCTTCCGAAAAATATACCTCCCCCCTGGCGCAGGATTAA
- the flhA gene encoding flagellar biosynthesis protein FlhA: MANLVAMLRLPGNLKSTQWQILAGPILILLILSMMVLPLPAFILDLLFTFNIALSIMVLLVAMFTQRTLEFAAFPTILLFTTLLRLALNVASTRIILMEGHTGAAAAGKVVEAFGHFLVGGNFAIGIVVFVILVIINFMVITKGAGRIAEVGARFVLDGMPGKQMAIDADLNAGLIAEDEAKKRRSEVTQEADFYGSMDGASKFVRGDAIAGILIMVINVVGGLLVGVLQHGMDMGHAAESYTLLTIGDGLVAQIPALVISTAAGVIVTRVSTDQDVGEQMVGQLFSNPRVMLLAAAVLGLLGLVPGMPNLVFLLFTAGLLGLAWWMRGREIKPAAEPVQVKMPENTQAVEATWNDVQLEDSLGMEVGYRLIPMVDFQQDGELLGRIRSIRKKFAQDMGFLPPVVHIRDNMDLPPARYRILMKGVEIGSGDAYPGRWLAINPGTAAGTLPGEQTIDPAFGLAAIWIESALKEQAQIQGYTVVEASTVVATHLNHLIGQFSAELFGRQEAQQLLDRVTQEMPKLTEDLVPGVLTLTTLHKVLQKLLEEKVPIRDMRTILETLAEHAPIQNDPHELTAVVRVALGRAITQQWFPGTGEVQVIGLDTPLERLLLQALQGGGGLEPGLADRLLAQTQEALTRQEMLGAPPVLLVNHALRPLLSRFLRRSLNQLVVLSNLELSDNRHIRMTATIGGK, translated from the coding sequence ATGGCTAATCTGGTGGCAATGTTGCGCCTGCCCGGCAACCTGAAATCGACCCAATGGCAGATCCTTGCCGGGCCGATTCTGATCCTGCTAATTCTGTCGATGATGGTACTGCCGCTACCGGCGTTCATCCTCGATCTGCTTTTCACTTTCAATATTGCGCTGTCGATTATGGTGCTGCTGGTGGCGATGTTCACCCAGCGTACCCTGGAGTTCGCCGCATTCCCGACCATTCTGCTGTTTACCACCTTGCTCCGACTGGCGCTTAACGTGGCCTCCACGCGTATCATCCTGATGGAAGGCCACACCGGTGCTGCAGCGGCAGGTAAAGTGGTGGAGGCGTTCGGCCACTTCCTGGTGGGCGGCAATTTCGCTATCGGTATCGTGGTGTTCGTTATCCTCGTTATCATCAACTTTATGGTTATCACCAAAGGTGCAGGGCGTATCGCGGAAGTGGGCGCGCGTTTTGTGCTGGACGGGATGCCGGGCAAACAGATGGCGATCGACGCCGACCTGAACGCCGGTCTTATCGCCGAAGATGAAGCCAAAAAACGCCGTTCGGAAGTGACGCAGGAGGCGGACTTCTACGGCTCTATGGACGGTGCAAGTAAGTTTGTGCGCGGTGACGCCATCGCGGGCATTCTGATCATGGTGATTAACGTGGTCGGCGGTCTGCTGGTGGGTGTATTGCAGCACGGGATGGACATGGGCCACGCGGCGGAAAGCTATACGCTGCTGACCATTGGTGACGGTCTGGTCGCGCAGATCCCGGCGCTGGTTATCTCTACTGCGGCGGGTGTGATTGTAACCCGCGTGAGTACCGACCAGGACGTTGGCGAGCAGATGGTGGGCCAGCTCTTCAGCAACCCGCGCGTGATGCTGCTGGCCGCTGCGGTTCTGGGTTTGCTCGGCCTGGTGCCGGGTATGCCAAACCTGGTGTTCCTGCTGTTTACGGCGGGTCTGCTGGGGCTTGCCTGGTGGATGCGTGGCCGTGAAATCAAACCGGCAGCGGAACCTGTTCAGGTAAAAATGCCGGAGAATACCCAGGCCGTCGAAGCGACCTGGAACGACGTTCAGCTGGAAGATTCCCTGGGAATGGAAGTTGGCTATCGCCTGATCCCGATGGTCGATTTCCAGCAGGATGGCGAGCTGCTTGGCCGTATCCGCAGTATCCGTAAAAAATTCGCGCAGGATATGGGCTTCCTGCCGCCGGTTGTACACATCCGCGACAATATGGACCTGCCGCCCGCGCGCTATCGCATTCTCATGAAAGGGGTCGAAATCGGCAGCGGTGATGCCTATCCGGGCCGATGGCTGGCGATTAACCCGGGTACCGCCGCAGGCACCCTGCCGGGTGAGCAAACCATCGATCCGGCCTTTGGCCTGGCTGCTATCTGGATTGAAAGTGCGCTGAAAGAGCAGGCGCAGATCCAGGGGTATACGGTTGTTGAAGCCAGTACCGTGGTGGCAACCCATCTTAATCACCTGATCGGGCAATTCTCGGCAGAGCTGTTTGGCCGTCAGGAAGCGCAGCAGCTGCTTGACCGCGTCACGCAGGAAATGCCGAAGCTGACGGAAGACCTGGTCCCGGGCGTGCTGACCTTAACCACGCTGCACAAGGTGCTGCAAAAGCTGCTCGAAGAGAAGGTGCCGATCCGCGATATGCGCACCATTCTCGAAACCCTTGCCGAGCATGCGCCGATCCAAAACGATCCGCACGAGCTGACGGCGGTGGTACGCGTTGCGCTGGGCCGCGCGATCACCCAGCAGTGGTTCCCGGGAACCGGAGAGGTGCAGGTCATTGGTCTCGATACGCCGCTTGAACGCCTGCTGCTGCAGGCCCTGCAGGGCGGGGGCGGCCTGGAGCCGGGCCTGGCGGATCGTCTGCTGGCGCAAACGCAGGAGGCGCTGACGCGTCAGGAGATGCTGGGGGCGCCGCCGGTGCTGCTGGTGAACCATGCGCTACGTCCGCTGCTGTCGCGCTTCCTGCGTCGTAGCCTGAACCAGCTGGTCGTGCTGTCGAATCTGGAGCTGTCGGATAACCGTCATATCCGCATGACCGCGACGATTGGAGGAAAATAA
- the flhE gene encoding flagellar protein FlhE, whose translation MGKWIWILLFPLVAQAAGEGTWQASSMGVTLSNRGVAMSSNPLAPAEEVSGLMGLVVWNYRLIGPTPAGLRVRLCSQTRCTEIDGENGTTQAFNGVPAIEPLRFIWEVPGGGRLIPALKVQSNSVIVNYR comes from the coding sequence ATGGGTAAATGGATCTGGATTTTGCTTTTCCCTTTGGTGGCGCAGGCTGCCGGGGAGGGCACGTGGCAGGCAAGCAGCATGGGAGTGACCCTCAGCAACCGGGGTGTTGCCATGTCATCTAACCCGCTGGCGCCTGCTGAAGAGGTTTCCGGTCTGATGGGCCTTGTGGTCTGGAATTACCGGCTGATTGGCCCAACACCCGCAGGCCTGCGAGTGCGCCTCTGCTCTCAGACGCGCTGCACGGAAATCGACGGTGAAAATGGCACGACGCAGGCGTTCAACGGCGTACCGGCCATTGAACCTTTGCGTTTCATCTGGGAAGTGCCGGGCGGGGGGCGCTTAATCCCGGCGCTGAAAGTCCAGAGTAATTCCGTCATCGTGAACTATCGCTAA
- the flhB gene encoding flagellar biosynthesis protein FlhB: MAEENDDKTEAPTPHRLEKAREEGQIPRSRELTSLLILIVGVCIIWWGGESLARKLAGMLSTGLRFDHSMVNDPNLILSQIIQLIKGAMVALLPLITGVVLVALVSPVMLGGLVFSAKSLQPKFSKLNPLSGIAKMFSAQTGAELLKAVLKSVLMGSSAGFYLWYHWPEMMRLISESPLTAMSNALNLVGLCALLVVLSIIPMVGFDVIFQLYTHFKKLRMSRQDIRDEYKQMEGDPHVKGRIRQMQRAAARRRMMEDVPKADVIVTNPTHYSVALRYDENKMSAPKVVAKGAGLIALRIREIGTENRVPILEAPPLARALYRHADIGQQIPGQLYAAVAEVLAWVWQLKRWRLAGGQRPVKPENLPVPAALDFMNEKDTDG; this comes from the coding sequence GTGGCAGAAGAGAACGACGATAAAACGGAAGCCCCCACACCCCACCGACTAGAAAAGGCGCGTGAGGAAGGGCAGATCCCCCGATCCCGAGAATTAACCTCCCTGCTGATCCTTATCGTAGGGGTGTGCATTATCTGGTGGGGCGGGGAGTCGCTCGCCCGCAAGCTGGCGGGAATGTTGTCCACCGGCTTACGTTTTGACCACAGCATGGTCAACGATCCGAATCTGATCCTCAGCCAGATTATTCAGCTTATCAAAGGGGCCATGGTCGCACTGTTGCCTCTGATTACCGGGGTCGTGCTGGTCGCGCTGGTCTCACCGGTGATGCTCGGCGGTCTGGTTTTCAGTGCCAAATCGCTGCAGCCGAAATTTTCCAAACTGAACCCGCTGTCGGGTATTGCGAAAATGTTCTCTGCGCAGACCGGGGCTGAGCTGCTTAAAGCCGTTCTCAAATCGGTGCTGATGGGCAGTTCTGCGGGGTTTTACCTCTGGTACCACTGGCCGGAAATGATGCGTCTTATCAGCGAATCGCCTCTCACCGCGATGAGCAACGCGCTGAATCTGGTTGGGCTCTGCGCGCTGCTGGTGGTGCTCAGCATTATCCCGATGGTGGGTTTTGACGTGATCTTCCAGCTTTATACCCACTTCAAAAAGCTGCGTATGTCGCGTCAGGATATTCGTGACGAATATAAGCAGATGGAAGGTGACCCGCACGTAAAAGGGCGCATCCGCCAGATGCAGCGTGCCGCCGCCCGTCGCCGCATGATGGAAGATGTGCCGAAGGCCGACGTCATTGTCACCAACCCGACGCACTATTCCGTTGCGCTGCGCTATGACGAAAACAAAATGAGCGCGCCGAAGGTCGTCGCGAAAGGGGCCGGACTGATCGCACTGCGCATCCGGGAAATTGGCACTGAAAACCGCGTGCCGATCCTCGAAGCCCCTCCGCTGGCGCGTGCCCTGTACCGCCATGCGGACATTGGACAACAGATCCCGGGACAACTCTACGCCGCGGTGGCGGAAGTGCTGGCCTGGGTGTGGCAGTTGAAGCGCTGGCGTCTGGCTGGCGGTCAGCGGCCTGTGAAACCTGAGAACCTTCCGGTGCCTGCCGCGCTGGATTTTATGAACGAGAAGGACACTGATGGCTAA
- a CDS encoding MFS transporter, translating to MKTRKIGLANYLAYGSGDFLGAGTTALTAAWLLYFYTTFCGLSPIEATFIFAAARVLDAVVSPLMGFLTDNFGTTWLGKRFGRRKFFILLGIPCVFSYSLMWVGDMSFGYYLLTYLVFDIVYTMILVPYETLVPEMTDDFKQKTKFSGARIAMAQMSAILASFLPGILLTWFGKDNAVSFFYASLVFSVLCALMLTFVWCFTWERPREEWSEAALRAEEEKKKLTLWQSLNRLIVELSSTLRIKIFRQHLGMYLGGYIAQDVFNAVFTYYVVFVLMQEASMASSLLGTMAIFQFLAVIAMIPLCIRFGPAPSYRMVVVLFGLASISYAVLYYAGLSDVYALLLLISAVAGLGRGGINYVPWNTYTYIADVDEAITGQRREGIFAGIMTLTRKASQAGAVMLVGIVMQMSGFVSGQKVQPAEVSHTILTILSVGTILVLFCGFLVSLRFRLNLQTHSTLREETAKMRECGHAMPESATPHARATVEMLAGMPYESLWGNNNIGYLNRNKPAAPSLKERAVLNSTYNRG from the coding sequence ATGAAAACACGTAAAATTGGACTCGCGAATTATCTTGCTTACGGGTCAGGCGATTTTCTCGGGGCGGGTACCACGGCCCTGACGGCGGCCTGGCTTTTATATTTTTATACCACCTTCTGCGGGCTTTCACCGATCGAAGCAACGTTCATCTTTGCAGCGGCAAGGGTACTGGATGCCGTCGTTAGCCCGTTGATGGGCTTTTTAACCGATAACTTTGGTACGACCTGGCTCGGCAAGCGCTTTGGCCGTCGTAAGTTCTTTATCCTGCTGGGGATCCCGTGCGTGTTCAGCTACTCGCTGATGTGGGTTGGGGACATGAGCTTCGGGTACTACCTGCTGACCTATCTGGTGTTTGATATTGTTTACACCATGATTCTGGTGCCGTACGAAACGCTGGTGCCGGAAATGACCGATGACTTTAAGCAGAAAACCAAGTTCTCCGGGGCGCGTATCGCTATGGCCCAGATGTCTGCCATTCTCGCTTCCTTCCTGCCGGGGATCCTGTTGACCTGGTTCGGGAAAGACAACGCGGTTTCCTTCTTCTACGCAAGCCTGGTCTTCTCCGTGCTCTGCGCGCTGATGCTGACCTTCGTCTGGTGCTTCACCTGGGAACGCCCGCGCGAAGAGTGGTCTGAAGCGGCGCTGCGTGCTGAAGAAGAGAAGAAGAAGCTGACGCTGTGGCAGAGCCTCAACCGCCTGATCGTTGAGCTCAGCTCCACGCTGCGCATCAAGATTTTCCGTCAGCATCTGGGCATGTACCTCGGCGGCTATATCGCGCAGGACGTGTTTAATGCGGTATTCACCTACTACGTGGTGTTCGTGCTGATGCAGGAAGCGTCAATGGCGTCCAGTCTGCTGGGCACGATGGCCATCTTCCAGTTCCTTGCGGTTATCGCCATGATCCCGCTGTGTATCCGTTTCGGGCCTGCGCCGTCCTACCGCATGGTGGTGGTGCTGTTTGGTCTGGCATCAATTTCCTACGCCGTGCTCTATTACGCGGGCCTGAGCGACGTTTACGCTCTGCTGTTGCTGATCTCTGCGGTGGCGGGCCTCGGTCGCGGCGGTATCAACTACGTGCCATGGAATACCTACACCTACATTGCTGACGTGGATGAAGCGATCACCGGCCAGCGCCGCGAAGGGATCTTCGCGGGCATCATGACCCTGACCCGTAAGGCGTCACAGGCCGGTGCGGTGATGCTGGTGGGCATTGTGATGCAGATGTCCGGCTTTGTCAGCGGTCAGAAAGTACAGCCTGCGGAAGTGAGCCACACCATTTTGACGATCCTGAGCGTGGGCACCATCCTGGTGCTGTTCTGCGGCTTCCTCGTTTCCCTGCGCTTCAGGCTCAATTTGCAGACCCACAGCACGCTGCGCGAGGAGACCGCGAAAATGCGTGAGTGTGGTCATGCGATGCCTGAGTCAGCGACGCCACACGCCCGCGCCACCGTCGAGATGCTGGCCGGTATGCCCTATGAGTCGCTGTGGGGCAATAACAACATCGGTTATCTGAATCGCAACAAGCCAGCGGCACCCTCTCTGAAAGAGCGCGCGGTACTGAATTCGACATACAACAGAGGTTAA
- a CDS encoding glycoside hydrolase family 88/105 protein: protein MKVWPVKHSPLLRQPERFIARDELKSLIQKVTHSLVNIHDKTGEFLLRLDDGRVIDTKGWAGWEWTHGVGLYGIWQYYCQTGDEGMRDIIDSWFADRFAEGATTKNVNTMSPFLTLVYRYEETKNQAWLPWLESWAEWAMAEMPRTEHGGMQHITLAEENHQQMWDDTLMMTVLPLAKIGKLLNKPEYVEEAVYQFLLHVQNLMDRETGLWFHGWSYDCNHNFARARWARGNSWLTIVIPDFLELVDLPESNAVRRYLVQVLNAQIAALAKYQDDSGLWHTLLDDPHSYLEASATAGFAYGILKAVRKRYVGAEYAEVAEKAIRGIVKNISPEGELLQTSFGTGMGSDLEFYRQIPLTSMPYGQAMAILCLTEYLRKYF, encoded by the coding sequence ATGAAAGTTTGGCCTGTCAAACATAGCCCGTTACTGCGTCAGCCAGAGCGCTTTATCGCCCGGGACGAGCTGAAATCGCTGATTCAAAAGGTGACGCATAGCCTGGTCAATATCCACGACAAAACGGGTGAATTTTTGCTGCGGCTGGACGACGGGCGCGTGATCGACACCAAAGGCTGGGCCGGATGGGAGTGGACGCACGGCGTTGGCCTGTACGGTATCTGGCAGTATTACTGCCAGACCGGCGATGAAGGTATGCGAGACATTATCGACAGCTGGTTTGCCGACCGCTTTGCGGAAGGCGCGACCACCAAAAACGTGAATACCATGTCGCCGTTCCTTACGCTGGTTTATCGCTACGAAGAGACCAAAAATCAGGCCTGGCTGCCGTGGCTGGAAAGCTGGGCGGAATGGGCGATGGCCGAGATGCCGCGCACGGAACACGGCGGGATGCAGCACATCACCCTGGCGGAAGAAAACCATCAACAGATGTGGGATGACACGCTGATGATGACGGTGCTGCCGCTGGCGAAAATCGGCAAGCTGCTCAATAAGCCGGAGTACGTTGAAGAGGCGGTCTATCAGTTCCTGCTGCACGTGCAGAACCTGATGGACCGGGAGACCGGGCTGTGGTTCCACGGCTGGAGCTATGACTGTAATCATAACTTTGCCCGTGCCCGCTGGGCGCGCGGCAACAGCTGGCTCACCATCGTCATCCCGGACTTCCTTGAGCTGGTGGATCTGCCGGAAAGCAACGCGGTGCGCCGCTACCTGGTGCAGGTATTGAATGCGCAGATTGCCGCGTTGGCGAAATATCAGGACGACAGCGGGCTATGGCATACGCTGCTCGACGATCCACATTCTTATCTTGAGGCGTCCGCCACGGCAGGTTTTGCCTACGGCATTCTGAAAGCCGTGCGCAAGCGCTACGTTGGTGCGGAGTATGCCGAAGTGGCAGAAAAAGCGATTCGCGGTATCGTCAAAAATATTTCGCCGGAAGGCGAGCTGTTGCAAACGTCGTTCGGCACGGGCATGGGCAGCGATCTTGAGTTTTATCGCCAGATCCCGCTGACGTCGATGCCGTACGGACAGGCGATGGCGATTCTCTGTTTGACGGAATATTTGCGGAAGTATTTCTGA
- a CDS encoding fimbrial protein — translation MPDISFLRKGKIKMDFKKNIIAGLALAILSMNSFAAEMNAGTIHFTGEIIESSCTIQGDNDTDSTVPLGTYPISLFTAVGTESALMPFSITLANCPLQSDGLPAVQLTFNGPTTLTKAKTLLDVSKITTTGDTAATGIGVAVSLAGKDDKLITMDGAEGQVYIELASKPEDTIKADFNARYKSFATAVTAGPADADMTVNILYR, via the coding sequence ATGCCAGATATTTCTTTTTTACGTAAAGGGAAAATTAAGATGGATTTCAAAAAGAATATTATTGCGGGCTTAGCCCTTGCAATACTGTCGATGAATAGCTTCGCCGCAGAAATGAATGCCGGCACTATTCACTTCACGGGTGAAATTATCGAATCAAGCTGCACGATTCAGGGTGACAATGATACGGACAGTACTGTCCCGCTGGGTACCTATCCAATATCATTGTTTACTGCTGTTGGGACGGAAAGTGCACTTATGCCATTCTCCATCACGCTTGCCAACTGCCCATTGCAAAGCGATGGGCTTCCGGCTGTACAGCTGACCTTTAACGGCCCAACAACCCTGACCAAGGCCAAAACGCTGCTGGACGTCAGTAAAATTACCACCACGGGCGATACCGCGGCCACCGGTATCGGCGTTGCCGTCAGCCTGGCGGGTAAAGATGATAAGCTCATCACGATGGACGGCGCCGAAGGGCAGGTCTATATCGAACTGGCGTCAAAACCCGAAGATACGATTAAAGCTGATTTTAATGCTCGCTATAAATCATTTGCAACTGCGGTTACGGCCGGTCCGGCAGACGCTGATATGACGGTAAACATTCTTTACCGTTAA